Part of the Aquila chrysaetos chrysaetos chromosome Z, bAquChr1.4, whole genome shotgun sequence genome is shown below.
CAGGTAGGGCCGCCGTCccggggaggagcggggcggcgTGGGCCGGGGCGGGCGCTCCCctcggcggcggggccggctgcctcctcgcctcgcctcgccggGAAGGGAGAGGGGCGGGGAGCGGGACCGGCGGTGCGGGGATCCCCGGGCGGAGAGGGCTACGGCTGCGGTCCGTTCCACAGAGGGAGCCGGCGAGAATGGCCGGCAGAGGCGCCGGCTGCGGCCCGCAGCCGCCGGCCGTAGCCCAGCCGCCGGTCGGCGGTCACCTGTGCCCCTTCGTGAGCGCGGCGGGGGCGGAGAGCGAGGGgccggaggaggagggcggcgaGGTGTCGGAGCTGCGGCcgaggggcagggagaaggtgCGGAGGAGCGCGTCGAGGGACAGGCTGGATGATATCGTCCTGCTCACGAAGGATATCCAGGAAGGGGACACGCTGAACGCCATCGCGCTCCAGTATTGCTGCTCGGTAAGTCCCCGGCCGCTCACCGCTTCTTTCCTCTGCCGGGCGGGGAGAGCAGGGGTGAGGGAGGGCTCGGTGCGGGCCGGGGCTCTGCCTGCGGGCTGCTCCGGTCCCGGGGCGGGCTGGCTTAACGCGTGGGTTGATCGCCCGTGTAGGCAACGCATCGGAAAGGCCGTggtgctgggaaggaggaaaagtgcCGGCAGAGGGTCGGGGTGACGACGCGGAGCCTGCTGGAGTTGTAGTTCCACGGGCTTTTTCGCTTTAATGTGAGCGTAAGAAGCAAACGTGCGGTTTGGCTGGCGGCACGGGCTCTGCGGTGAAAGTTACGCTCCTGCCCCGCCGCGCGTGGGCACTTTTACCGGCGCCGACTTCGCTGCCGGCGTTTAGTGACCGGGAGGGCATTGCTGAACCGCCTTCAGGGTTTGCGTGGAGCCCAAATTCCGTTAAGGGAGGGCAAAAAAGACCCCCTCGttgtagttttcttttaaattctgctaACTTGCCTAAATGTTTCTCCGCACGAGCACGTGGTACCGCTGGGAGCTCTCTGCCCGCAAGACCCAAGAGttcccttctgctgctcagACCTCGAGCACTTCTCGCTAGGAGTTCTTAAATTAGTCTGGTGAACGTCCTTCCTACCCGGTACTTTTGGCTGGCCACTACTAATTAAGGCAGAGGCTTCTGTCTTGGTTGGCGGTAGCCTTTGCATGTGCCCAGTTTTAACAGGGCATCAGCTTGTGCGTGTTGGTGGACTGACTGCTAACTGTGCAGTTTTCAAGAGGTCAAATCCAGTCAAATTCAGAATCCGTATTTACAGAAGTCTTGTCATCACCTAATTCTTCaggcagaaacaaaattagGGGCCTCCTGTCGTGAGCTTAGGTACCGAAGTCTTGACGTAAGTGTTTCATAATAATGACAGACCTTAGCCTCACGAACCGATTCTTGGCTTCAGAACCCACCACAATTAGGTATTTTGAGCAGGCTTACTAGATCAGGCCTCAGATAAGAAATAAAAGGTGACTGAGTTGCACTCTTTCTTGGAAATTCATGGAGAATGTGGAAGAGGGGTCCAGGGCTTTAGACAGAATGCATAACTTGGTTTGTGGTGGAATCGGTAATCAGTGGGGTGAATGCTGCATTTGGCAATCTTTCATGCTTATCTGATTTATTTGGGGTGGTACACGTAACAAGCAACCACTGTCACAGAAACGGAAACACTTTCCGATGTTACAAGGTTAGCACAGGCAGTAGGCACTGATCGCCCTAACCTACTTTTTCTGGCCACATCTGTGTTGTAAGCGGAGCAGTCACAGCAACAAGGGTCTCTTGACTaccttgttttctgtctgtaacTTCTCCTGAGGTAGATGTCCTCCCAGTGAGGACAGGAAGGAGCCAAACTCTGGTACAGTGCATGTTAAAAGGGGCACAATTCTGTGTGCTTACCAGGTGTTGCAAAAAAAGTACTGATTTCTAAGTACTTCAATATGGTGAGGTTTGTGGCTGTGCCTTCCATGTTGAGGGAGTTACTGTCTGAGAATGAAGCCAGTAATTCTCCATGGGCACTTAAATCCTTGCAGAGCATTTCACATTCGAGTTAAAATCTGAacttactgaaagcaaaatgagattCATTTTGAGCAAGAATAGGAAAGGGGGAGAGCTGACTTGATGAGGGAAAGATGACCATTTTAAGTTACGGTTGGTTTCTGCCTTAGCCCCCAGAAGCAGAAGGAGTTTCCAAATCTCAGCTGTGGCTAGAGGAACTGGAGgcttgtaatttttaatattccttaCTCAGAAGTTTTGAATTTAATTAGGAGCCCACAGTAATTGAGttcatttgaaaacactgaGGTAAAGTCCCATTCATTTCAGAGAGATGGTTGCCACTGATAGATGAATATACATGAAGTGAATATATGTGTGCAGTGACTTTCAGTCTTCTTATCTGAAGTGAGGAGGTTTGTTACCTCATAATTACCTTCTTACTTTAACATTGTTCAAATTTGGTCTTTGACCTCTTCTCACTTCATACTGTTTGAATGGGTGAcggttggggaaaaaaaaaaaaaaagggcaaaacaaaGGCCCTGCCATTGTTTCATTAGGGAAGAATTGTGTTTCTCAAGGATGTAGTTAGTACTCGTAAAGTGTTTCGATTCAATGGGGCTTTGATATTtaaactgttgtttttatttttaggttgCAGATATCAAGAGAGTTAACAATCTTATCAACGATCAAGATTTTTTTGCCCTGAGGTCTGTCAAAATTCCAGTGAAGAAGTTCAGCCTATTGACCGAAACACATGTCTCTCCAAAAGGAAGACCAGTCCTTCGGCCTGCTCACTGTTCCCCAGAAATGCAGGAAATGTCACCTGATAAATTCTCTGCTAATGAGACTGCTGGCAACTTCTTAAAAGAAGTAGATCGAGATATAGAAGAAATAGTGAAGTGTAATGATACAAAGAGAGAGAATCTTAATGAAGTTGTTTCTGCCTTAGCAGCCCAACAGATCTGTTTTGAAACTGATGGTAAAACTAAAAAATGCAAGGATCCTTACTATGGAGCAGATTGGGGTATAGGATGGTGGACAGCTGTAGTGATTATGTTGATTATTGGCATAGTAACTCCAGTTTTCTATCTCCTGTATTACGAAGTTCTAGTGAAAGCAGATGTCAGTCACCATTCTACAATGGAATCTTCCCATTTGTTTGTCACAGCAGCATCGCATCAGAAA
Proteins encoded:
- the LYSMD3 gene encoding lysM and putative peptidoglycan-binding domain-containing protein 3, which codes for MAGRGAGCGPQPPAVAQPPVGGHLCPFVSAAGAESEGPEEEGGEVSELRPRGREKVRRSASRDRLDDIVLLTKDIQEGDTLNAIALQYCCSVADIKRVNNLINDQDFFALRSVKIPVKKFSLLTETHVSPKGRPVLRPAHCSPEMQEMSPDKFSANETAGNFLKEVDRDIEEIVKCNDTKRENLNEVVSALAAQQICFETDGKTKKCKDPYYGADWGIGWWTAVVIMLIIGIVTPVFYLLYYEVLVKADVSHHSTMESSHLFVTAASHQKHIENGINPANMNVDNQGDLQP